The genomic window CGCCGACGGAACCCTCGAAGGGGGTCGCGATGGGGCGACGAGCCCCGACAGCGCGACCACCACCGACGGCGGAGTGGATTCCGCCAGCGACGCGAAGTCTGATGGAGCCGACGCGAAAGCCGACGCCAAGCTCGACGCGGACGCGAAGACCGGCTGAGCGCCGCGATCATGGCGCCCGGCGACGATGATCTGCCGCAAGGCGGGCGCGGCCAGAGCGGGCGCGGCCAGAGCGGGCGCGGCCAGAGCGGGCGCGGCCAGAGCGGCGGCGGGAAGACTACACCTCCGTCGGGTGCACCAAGGCCCACGACGCGCCCCCCTTCGGTGCGTCCCGGCACACACCGACCGTCGGCGCGCGCGCCCGATTTGCTCGGTTCCGCGCGCCGCCTCTCGTCTCTGGACTTCGGCCTCGTAAGCGCCTCGAGGCGCATCGTCGAAGGCGCCCTCGGCCTCGTCTTGGGCGATCACTTCGTGGCCATCGTCGACGGGCCACAACACCCCTTCGCCGACGTCCTCCTCGATGCCGCCGTGTCGGCCGGCGGCACCGCGGAGCTCGTCGACCTCGACACGTTTGGGCCGCGCCCGCTGCGCACCGTTCCCGCCGCCCTCAACGGCGCGCTTGCGAGGGCCCAAACGGGCGTCTTGCTCGCGGCGCTCGATGACGCCGAGCACAGCCTCACCGAGGCCATCGAGCTCGCCGTTCGCACCAACCACTTACGGTTTGGGCACCTACCTGGCGCATCGCGCGGCGGCGTCGTGATGGCGTTCGCCGCCGACCCGAGCCGCATCGTCGACGTCAGCCGAGCCGTGCGGTTGCGCCTTCGCCCCGACTCGACGCTCCGCTTGCGCAGCCCCGCCGGGTCCGACCTCACGATCGCGCTCGCGCCGGAGAGACGATGGCACGAACGCGCGGGGAGCTTGCGCGGCGGCCGCTTGGAGCCTCTTCCGTTGGCTCAACTCGTCACCAACCCGCTGGACGTCAGCGGCGTCTTCGTGGCGAACGCGGGCGCGAGCCCCGAGTTTCAGAGCGGCGGAAGCCTCGCTCGCAACCCCGTGCATTTCGAGCTGGAGGGCGGCGTGGTTCGCGCCGTTCGGTGCCGTGACTCGGTGCAAGAGCGCCGCGTCGAGCAGGCCCTTCGCCGGGAGCACCTCCTCGACACGGTGGGCCTCGTCGCGCTTGGAACGAACGTCTCGCTCGACGGCGCGACGGGTGAATGGATCTTCGATCAAACGCTGCCAGGCTTGCACCTGATCTTCGGGAGCACGTTGCCGGAGCACACGGGAGCGCGCACCGGATCGCGGCACCAGCTCGTGGCCACCGGCACGCACGCAGACATCGATCTCGACGGCGCGCCGCTGCTCCGCTCGGGGCACTTCGTTTCCATTGCGTGAGGCCCGAGTGTCGACCCTCTTGCTGAAGATCGCGTACAGCGGGACCCAGTTCTCGGGGTTCGCGCGCCAAGACGGCCAGCGGACCGTGGAGGAGGTCGTACAAGGTGCCCTTGTGGCCGTGGACCCGGGATGCTCGAAGCTGCGCGGCATGAGCCGCACTGACAGCGGCGTTCACGCGCGCGCGCAGCTCGTGGCCTTTGATGCGTCGCTGGAAATTCCGCCGCGCGGCTGGGTCCTCGCGATGAACAGCCACCTGCCCGACGACGTCGCGGTGCGAGAAGCGCGCGCCGTTCCCGAGGGATTTCATCCACGCTTTGCCGCCAAACGAAAGCGGTACGTCTACCGGCTCCACCTGGACCGGGTCCGCGATCCGTTGCGCGCGCCCTTCGTCTGGCGCGTAGGCGGTGAGCTGGACCTTGCGCTCATGCGGGAGGAAGCGGCGACGCTCGAAGGAACGCACGACTTCGCTGCGTTCCGCTCCGCGGGCGACGGCCGAGAGAACACCGAGAGGACGTTGACCCGCGTTGCCGTCGACGGGCCCTCCGACGGTGAGCTCAGGGTGGTGGTGGAAGGCAGCGCCTTCCTCTACAACATGGTTCGCATCATCGTGGGAACGCTCGTCGACATCGGCCGCCATCACAGAGACAAGGGCACGATGGCGCGCGCCCTCGCCGAGCGAGACCGCGGCATCTTGGGCACGACGGCGCCGCCGACGGGTCTGTGCCTCGACGACGCGGAGCTCACGCTCCCAGAAAACTGCGGCGAGCCATGGCCGCTTTGATTTCGTCGCGCAACGTTCATGTGCGCGCGGCGCAGGCCGGTGAAGGGCGGCAGGTGGCCGGCCTTTGGCGCGAGCTGTGGGAGGCGCACGAGGGATGGGGCGGCTACGCGGCGACCCGCGACGAGCGCGCCTACGCGCAGCTCGCGATTCGCCTCGACGAAGACGCGCGTATTCGCGGCGGGCATCCGCTCCTCGGTCGTCACGTGCACCTCGTGGCCGCCATTGGCGACGACCTCGTTGGTCAAGTTGAGGGCTGGCTTGAGCGGCAAGGCGAAGACGCAGAGACGCCGCTGACCTGCGAGGTTCGTTCGCTCGTCGTGACCAAAGGCGCTCGCGAGGGCGGCCTCGCTCGGGCGTTGCTCGCGGCGCTGTCGCGCGAGGCCCGAACGTTTTCCGGCGGCGCCCCCGTACTCCTAGCGGCCGAGGTGCTCGACCCCAATCCCGCGCAGGCGTTCTACGAGCACCTCGGCTTTCGACCCGTGTCGTGGTCCACGCGCATCGCCACCGAGCGGCGCGGACGCGGCCGCCACGATACGCCCATCCGCGCCCGCGCTGGCACCGCCGACGACGCCGTCGCCATCGCCCTCTTGGAGACGGTGCTCGCGGGCCGACGGCGGCGCGCGAAGGACGCTCGCTTCGACCGGCCAAGAGCCCTCGACGCAGCGCTCGCGTCGGCCATCGCGCTGCACCTTTCGCAGCGACCGACGTCACCGTTCGACCCCGTCGAGCTCGTCGCCGACGACCGCGGCCGCGTGCGCGGCAACGCGTGTTTCGTGACCAACTGGCTCGACTACCCGTTCGCGCCGGCGCGCCGTGCCATCTTGGGGCGCATTGTCCTCGACCCGGCGGAGCCGGAGCCGCTGCGACTGCTCGAGCCGATCGTCGTGCAGGCCTGTCGCCACGCCATAACGGCTGAGGCGCCGACCATGGAGATCACCGATCTCGATGGCCCCGGCGGTCCGCTCTACACGGCAACGCAAGCCCTGGGCGCGCGCCCTTGGTCGCGCATCATGTTGCGCGCATACTAGGGCCATGCTCCGAGCGCGCGCCTTCCCGTTCGTCCTTGCTGCGACCGTTGTTCTCGCCGGCGAAGCGCAGGCTCAGCAGAAGGCGCCACCGGCCCCGCCGGTCCCCGCCGAGGCGAAGCGCCTTGAGGCGGCTTTCGCGGCGGCCTCCGACCGCGTCGCCGCCAGCGTCGTGCAACTCTTGGTGACGGTGCGCGAGGAAGCCGAAGGGCGCTTCGCGCGGAACCTCGTGCGCGGCGACGGAGCGACGGCGGGCGCCGCAGGCAGCGGCCTCATCGTCGGCGCCGATGGCGCCATCGTGACGAACAACGCGCTCATCGAGGACGCCCTGACGTTGCAGGTGCGTTTGCTCGACGGGCGCGTGCTTCCGGCCAAGCTCGTGGGTCGAGATCCGGCGACGGACCTCGCGCTCTTGCGGATTGAGGGTACGGGCTTCGCGGCGGCGCGCCCCGCCGAGGTCGAGCCGAAGGTAGGGCAATGGGCCGTGGCCGTCGGGGCCCCGTTTGCGTCGGGCAACAGCCTCGCCGTCGGGGTCGTGTCGAACAAGCCACGACGCAGCGTCGCCTTCGCGTCCATCGACGACGCGCTCCTGACGGACATCCAAGCCTCGGCGTCGACAACGGGCGGCCCGCTCGTTGACCTCGAAGGCCGTGTCCTCGGGATCACGAGCGCGGCGCTGAGCCGTGAATCGGGCACTGGCGTCGTGGTCCCCATGGCCGCCGTCAAGCGCGTCCTCGCGGAGCTCGCAAAGAGCGGCCGCGTCACGCGGCCCACGCTCGGCGCGTCGCTGCAAGATCTCACCCCGGAGCTCGCCGCGGCCATGAAGGTCGACGTCCGCGCCGGCGCCATCATCACGCAAGTCGCTGACGGCGGGCCCGCGAAGAAGGCGAACCTCGAACCCGGCGACGTCGTCGCGACGTTCGACGGCAAGCCGCTCCGCGACGCGGCGGAGCTTACCCGCGAGGTCCTGGCGAAAGACGTCGCACAAGTCGTCAACCTCGAGGTGCTCCGCCAGGGGAAGCGCTACTCCACACAAGTGACGCTCGGACCGCGCCCCGACGCGCCCCTCGCGCCGGTGCCCGTGCAGCAGCAGGGCGTTCCGCAAGTGGGCCTCGGGTTCAACGTTCGTGACCTCTCCGTCGACGAATCGAAGCAGCGAGGCTTGCCGGCAAAGGCGTTGCCGCTGGTCACCGTGGTCGCGCCGGGCTCCTCCGCGGATCGCGCCGGCCTCAAAGTCGGCGACGTGATCGTCGAGGCCGACGGCGTCGCCCTCGGCGCCGTCAAAGAGCTCCAGCAGGCGTCCCTCGACGGGCAGCTCCTTGTCCGCGTGCGCCGCCGCGACGCCGCGTTTTACGCGATCTTGAAGCGCTGAGCGCGAGCCCTGTCCCTCCCGGCGCCGCCGGAACTCTGCTAAGCCCCTGCCCCGATGATCGAGATCAGGCAAACGCCAGCGGGCGGAAATCTCAAAGCGTTTCTCGGCGTCGTCGACAGCATCTACGCCAGCGACAAGAGCTACGTGCGGTCGTTGGACTTCGACCTTTCGGAGCGACTCCACCCGAAGAAGAACCCTTTCTTCGAGCACGGCGACGCGACGCTCTTCACGGCGCACCGCAACGGCCAGTGCGTCGGACGCATCAGCGCCAGCGTGGATCACGAGCACCTCGATCGTCACAAAGATGCCACCGGTTTTTTCGGCTTCCTCGACACGGTCGAAGACCAAGAGGTCGTGACGATGCTCCTTCGCGCGGCCGAAGATTGGCTGCGCGGCCGCGGCATGAAGACGGTTCGCGGGCCCTTCTCGCTCTCCATCAACGAAGAGATCGGGTGCCTCGTCGAAGGCTTTGACTCGTCGCCGATGATCATGATGCCGCACCACAGGCCCTACCAAGGTGGCCTCATCGAGGGCGCCGGCTACACGAAGGCCAAAGACGTCTTCGCGTGGAAATACGTCGTCGGCGCCCTCAACACGCGCACGAAGCGAGCGCACCAGGAGGTCCAGGCGATGCCCGAGGTCACCTGCCGCACGCTCAGCCCCAAAGACCTCGACCGCGACGTGACGCTCGTCACGGACATCTTCAACGACGCTTGGGCCGAGAACTGGAGCTTCGTGCCGTTCACGCGCAACGAAGTCCGCAAGATGGCCAAGGACTTCAAGCTCATCTTGGAGCCCGAGCTTACGCGCATCGCCTTCATCGACGGCGAGCCGGCGGCGGTGGCCGTGGCGCTGCCAAACATCAACGAGCTTATCCCCGACTTGAACGGCAAGCTCCTGCCGCTGGGCTTCGCGAAGCTGCTCTATCGCCTGAAGGTCCAGGGGCCCAAGACTGCGCGTCTCGTGATCCTCGGCATCCGCAAGAAGTTCCGCTTCAACCGAAAGTACGCCCCGCTGTCGGTGTTCCTCTTCGGTGAGCTCCACGAGAGCGGCAAGCGCATCGGCATTCAGTGGGGCGAGCTGGGCTGGACCCTCGAGGACAACGGCCCCGTGAACGCGGCCATCCGCGTCATGGGCGGCGAGGTCTACAAGAAGTACCGCGTCTACGAGCGCTCGCTCGCGGTCTGAGGGGGCCGAGCGCTGCTGGCGAAAGGCTCCGGCGAAACCGGGGCGAACCAAAGAGGAGTCTCATCGTGCGCGTATTGGTCACTGGCGGAAGCGGCTTTCTGGGCAGCCACGTCGCCGAGCAGCTCGCTCGCGCGGGGCACACGGTTCGGGCGCTCGTGCGGCGCTCTTCCAACAGGAAGTTCTTGGAGACGCTCCCGGGCGTCGAGTTCGCCGAAGGGAGCGTCGAAGACGCGGCCCGCGTCGAGGAGGCCATGAAGGGCGGCATCGACGCCGTGATTCACTCCGCGGGGCTCGTGAAGGCGCGCGGCGAATCGGAGTTCTGGGCCACCAACGTCGATGGCACGCGCAACATCTTCGAGGCCGCAAAGAAGCACGCGCCCGGCCTGAAGCGCCTGGTCTTCGTCTCGAGCCTCGAGGTCTCGGGCCCGGCGGAAGACGGGAGACCCGTTCCCATCTCGCAAGAGACGCCCATGTCGGCCTACGGCCGCTCGAAGCTCGAGGCCGAGCGTTTCTTGAAGTCGCACAAGGACGAGCTGCCCATCACGATCTTGCGGCCAACGGCCGTCTACGGGCCCCGCGACAACGAGATGGTCGAGGTCTTCCGCTCGGTCTCGCGCGGCGTCTTGCCCATCAGCGGCGACGGCTCGGCGAAGCTTACGTTCATCTACGGCCCCGATTGCGCCGCCGCCTGCATTCGCGCCATCGACGCGAACGTCCCGAGCGGCGCTGCCTATTTCATCAGCGACGGCGAGATCTACGTCCAGAAGGACGCGATGGTCGGCGTCGAAGCGGCGCTCGGGAAGCGCGCCTTCGTTCGCCTCGGCGTGCCCTTCCCGGTGCTCGACGCCGTCGCCGCGGGCGTCGAGGTCTACGGCAAGATGCGCAACAAGGCCGTGATGCTCACGCGCGAGAAGGCGAAGGTCATTCGCAAGTCGTGGGTGTGCGGCATCGACGAGACGACGCGCGACCTCGGATGGAAGCCCGAGACCATGTGGCGCGAGGGCACGAAGCTCACGGCCGATTGGTACAAGCGCGAAGGCTGGTTGTAGGCCGCGCTCGACCCCCGACGCGCCATCAGCAACGGCGCGACGCGGGTTACCGACCGACGGCGATCTGGAAGTTCATCTGGCGATCCCAGCGGCTGTCGCGCACGAGGATCTTGCCGCCGGGAACGACGGGGGCTCGAAAGCGCGCGACGCCGAGCTGAGCCACGGCGCCACCCGTCAACGTGTAAGGCCTTCGCCCGGCGCGACGCGAGCCGTTCGCGCCCGCGCGACGATCTTGAAGTTGCCATCCACGACGAGCACGCGAGCCGAGCCCGGGAAGTCACCGCGGACCTCGACATCGAGCTCTCGGCGCTCTTCGCCGAGCGCGAGCGCGACCCCTTCAAAGGGGATGGGCCCCGAGTAGCCGGGCGCTCCGGGCCGGTAGGCGAGCTCCGCGACGCCTTCCGCGGTCAGGGTTTCCTGGACGTGCGCCAGCGAGCGCAAGTCAGCGCTTGAGAGCTCCGCTTCGTCGTCTGCCTCAGCAACCTCTGGCGAGCCGGAGCAGGCGACGGCGGAAAGGGACGTGCACGCCATGGCGAGGGCCAGCAGAAAACGCATGGCCCAACCCTGACACAAGCCTACATGTAAGCAAGCGCCATCGTGGCGCTCTCGGCTTATGCCGCGCTCAGTTGATGACCGAGGGGCAGCCGATGACGATCTGAACGTTGGCGCCGAGGTCGCTCGACACGTCACCGCACGATTGGCCGTTCAAGATGACTTTGGTGGGGTTCGAGGGGTCGTCGTAGCTCCACCCGTCGACATCGTCTTGCGGGATCAAGTTCTGATCGCCATTGCCGTCGGTCCAGACGACGTTGATCTGGTCGGGATTAATCGACGACGCACCGGCCTCTTCGTTCAAGACGATGTTGAACTCGCAGCCCACGGCCAGGCCGCGGATGCGGTTGATGGCGTTGATGAACTCTTGCTTGAGTTGGTTGATGGGCTTGCCGTTCGGCGTGACCTGAAAGTGGCAGACGTTGGCGATGTTGGTGGCCGCCGGGTTGCACTGCGGCGAGGCGCGCGTGCCGCCGGCGACAGCGACGTCGCCCATGAACTTGGGATCGTAGGAGAAGGCGCTGCCCGGGAACGGCCCGATGCCGACGGAGAAGGTCTTGATGGGGCCCTTGGGTGCCGGGATCGAAAGGCTGTCTTTCGCCGCGGTCACGCACTGGGCCTGCTCCGTGGAGCCGCCGTTGGGCACGCCGTCGCTCATGAGAATGACGACCTTGCGCGAGAGGTCGGCCGGCGCCGCGGGCGGGACCTCTTTGTAGTTGAGAAGGACGCTG from Myxococcales bacterium includes these protein-coding regions:
- a CDS encoding VWA domain-containing protein, which translates into the protein MKKIASLVSATALLAAGAAVVPACSSANRTGPGNGNGQPDATAEAGDPGIFEDAGNTTKKDAFNIFEAACATASAATSTDPVVLEFVLDGSGSMDSDNKWTAAVQALNAVFDDILAKNDPNVVVGMIVYEDQNDTTNGSGPYPGSNDVYPQVVTASHHKKLVDRINLTNASGGTPTFLALSGGYSVLLNYKEVPPAAPADLSRKVVILMSDGVPNGGSTEQAQCVTAAKDSLSIPAPKGPIKTFSVGIGPFPGSAFSYDPKFMGDVAVAGGTRASPQCNPAATNIANVCHFQVTPNGKPINQLKQEFINAINRIRGLAVGCEFNIVLNEEAGASSINPDQINVVWTDGNGDQNLIPQDDVDGWSYDDPSNPTKVILNGQSCGDVSSDLGANVQIVIGCPSVIN
- a CDS encoding NAD(P)-dependent oxidoreductase; the protein is MRVLVTGGSGFLGSHVAEQLARAGHTVRALVRRSSNRKFLETLPGVEFAEGSVEDAARVEEAMKGGIDAVIHSAGLVKARGESEFWATNVDGTRNIFEAAKKHAPGLKRLVFVSSLEVSGPAEDGRPVPISQETPMSAYGRSKLEAERFLKSHKDELPITILRPTAVYGPRDNEMVEVFRSVSRGVLPISGDGSAKLTFIYGPDCAAACIRAIDANVPSGAAYFISDGEIYVQKDAMVGVEAALGKRAFVRLGVPFPVLDAVAAGVEVYGKMRNKAVMLTREKAKVIRKSWVCGIDETTRDLGWKPETMWREGTKLTADWYKREGWL
- a CDS encoding GNAT family N-acetyltransferase, producing the protein MAALISSRNVHVRAAQAGEGRQVAGLWRELWEAHEGWGGYAATRDERAYAQLAIRLDEDARIRGGHPLLGRHVHLVAAIGDDLVGQVEGWLERQGEDAETPLTCEVRSLVVTKGAREGGLARALLAALSREARTFSGGAPVLLAAEVLDPNPAQAFYEHLGFRPVSWSTRIATERRGRGRHDTPIRARAGTADDAVAIALLETVLAGRRRRAKDARFDRPRALDAALASAIALHLSQRPTSPFDPVELVADDRGRVRGNACFVTNWLDYPFAPARRAILGRIVLDPAEPEPLRLLEPIVVQACRHAITAEAPTMEITDLDGPGGPLYTATQALGARPWSRIMLRAY
- a CDS encoding PDZ domain-containing protein; translation: MLRARAFPFVLAATVVLAGEAQAQQKAPPAPPVPAEAKRLEAAFAAASDRVAASVVQLLVTVREEAEGRFARNLVRGDGATAGAAGSGLIVGADGAIVTNNALIEDALTLQVRLLDGRVLPAKLVGRDPATDLALLRIEGTGFAAARPAEVEPKVGQWAVAVGAPFASGNSLAVGVVSNKPRRSVAFASIDDALLTDIQASASTTGGPLVDLEGRVLGITSAALSRESGTGVVVPMAAVKRVLAELAKSGRVTRPTLGASLQDLTPELAAAMKVDVRAGAIITQVADGGPAKKANLEPGDVVATFDGKPLRDAAELTREVLAKDVAQVVNLEVLRQGKRYSTQVTLGPRPDAPLAPVPVQQQGVPQVGLGFNVRDLSVDESKQRGLPAKALPLVTVVAPGSSADRAGLKVGDVIVEADGVALGAVKELQQASLDGQLLVRVRRRDAAFYAILKR
- the truA gene encoding tRNA pseudouridine(38-40) synthase TruA — translated: MSTLLLKIAYSGTQFSGFARQDGQRTVEEVVQGALVAVDPGCSKLRGMSRTDSGVHARAQLVAFDASLEIPPRGWVLAMNSHLPDDVAVREARAVPEGFHPRFAAKRKRYVYRLHLDRVRDPLRAPFVWRVGGELDLALMREEAATLEGTHDFAAFRSAGDGRENTERTLTRVAVDGPSDGELRVVVEGSAFLYNMVRIIVGTLVDIGRHHRDKGTMARALAERDRGILGTTAPPTGLCLDDAELTLPENCGEPWPL